One stretch of Jiangella gansuensis DSM 44835 DNA includes these proteins:
- a CDS encoding ice-binding family protein, with protein sequence MTAPLFFNTSVADAADAPVGLGTAGDFSVLAGSTVTNTGPTSLEQDLGVHPGTTAPGFPPGEVHGETHLADAVALQAKDDLTTAYNDAAGRTPFTNLAAELGGTSLDAGVYRISAAQLTGQLTLDGKGDPGAVFIFQIDSTLITATDSSVIFVNGAAPCNVFWQVGSSATLGTGTDFIGTIMATASITMDTGANLQGRALARTAAVTLDTNQITDDACEPTPTDTPTGDDNGDETGDDTGTETGTETGTEIGDDTGDDTGTETGTETGTDTGDDNGTDTGTETGTDTGDDSGTETGTETGTETPTPTETPTPTETPTPTETPTPTDSPPGTETGTETGDTGTETGGTGDLPDTGSGSTLILAAAGVVLIALASGLVFFNKRRTAGL encoded by the coding sequence GTGACGGCACCGCTGTTCTTCAACACGAGCGTGGCAGATGCCGCCGACGCTCCGGTCGGCCTCGGGACCGCGGGCGACTTCTCCGTGCTGGCCGGCTCCACCGTCACCAACACCGGCCCCACGTCGCTGGAACAGGATCTCGGCGTGCACCCCGGCACCACCGCTCCGGGCTTCCCGCCGGGCGAAGTGCACGGTGAGACACACCTGGCCGACGCAGTCGCACTCCAGGCCAAGGACGACCTGACCACCGCCTACAACGACGCTGCCGGCCGCACGCCGTTCACGAACCTGGCCGCCGAACTCGGCGGCACTTCACTCGACGCGGGCGTCTATCGCATCTCAGCCGCCCAACTGACGGGGCAACTCACGCTCGACGGCAAGGGCGACCCCGGGGCGGTGTTCATCTTCCAGATCGACTCCACCCTGATCACCGCCACGGACAGCAGCGTCATCTTCGTCAACGGAGCGGCGCCGTGCAACGTGTTCTGGCAGGTGGGCAGCTCCGCCACTCTTGGCACCGGCACAGACTTCATCGGCACCATCATGGCGACCGCATCGATCACCATGGACACCGGCGCGAACCTGCAAGGCCGAGCGCTGGCTCGAACGGCCGCCGTCACCCTCGACACCAACCAGATCACCGACGACGCCTGCGAGCCCACCCCCACAGACACTCCGACCGGCGACGACAACGGCGACGAGACCGGAGACGACACCGGCACCGAAACCGGCACCGAGACGGGAACCGAGATCGGCGACGACACCGGTGACGACACCGGCACCGAGACGGGAACCGAAACCGGCACGGATACCGGCGACGACAACGGCACCGACACCGGCACCGAGACGGGGACGGACACCGGCGACGACAGCGGCACCGAAACCGGGACGGAAACGGGGACCGAGACCCCCACTCCGACCGAGACCCCCACTCCGACCGAGACCCCAACGCCGACTGAGACCCCGACGCCGACCGACTCCCCGCCCGGCACCGAGACGGGAACTGAAACCGGCGACACCGGCACCGAGACCGGCGGCACGGGTGACCTGCCCGACACCGGCAGCGGCTCGACCCTGATCCTGGCGGCCGCGGGAGTCGTGCTCATCGCGCTCGCATCAGGCCTGGTCTTCTTCAACAAGCGGCGTACGGCCGGTCTGTGA
- a CDS encoding HEAT repeat domain-containing protein: MLIGEVARRSGVSARMLRHYDALGLVRPTGRSVGGYREYSSEDIRRIFHVESLRSLGLSLREVGRALDDPGFDPSGLIDELMRQTQERIMREKELLARLRHIDAAEPADWEEALGIVALLQALGSESARVRQRAALASVGEASAPVELLVEAALAETDLNVAGALQWALRQAGSDGLARLAAGLRSTDAGVRKRAVVLIAQVPTDDATAVLADALTDPDVAVRRTAALPLGARGVVDAVPTLIDMVVAGANDVDAAEALGTLARRRELADRIVTEFVAHLAEDGAGTPTRRRIAQALADIPGAEATRVLSDLARSDEPSIALTAAYVLQQRGV, translated from the coding sequence GTGCTGATCGGTGAGGTGGCGCGGCGCTCCGGGGTCAGCGCGCGAATGCTCCGGCACTACGACGCGCTGGGCCTGGTGCGGCCGACGGGGCGAAGCGTCGGCGGCTACCGGGAGTACTCCAGCGAGGACATCCGGCGGATATTCCACGTCGAGAGCCTGCGGTCGCTGGGACTGTCCCTGCGCGAAGTCGGGCGCGCCTTGGACGATCCCGGGTTCGACCCCTCCGGCCTCATCGACGAGCTGATGCGTCAGACGCAGGAGCGCATCATGCGTGAGAAGGAACTGCTCGCGCGACTCCGTCACATCGATGCTGCCGAACCCGCCGACTGGGAGGAGGCGCTCGGGATCGTGGCGCTGCTCCAGGCGCTGGGTTCCGAGAGCGCCAGGGTCCGCCAGCGCGCGGCCCTGGCGTCGGTCGGCGAAGCCTCCGCGCCCGTCGAACTACTCGTCGAGGCGGCACTCGCGGAGACGGATCTCAATGTCGCCGGAGCGCTGCAATGGGCACTGAGGCAGGCGGGCAGTGACGGGTTGGCGCGGCTCGCCGCCGGCCTCAGATCCACCGATGCCGGCGTCCGCAAACGCGCCGTTGTGTTGATCGCGCAGGTACCGACCGACGACGCGACGGCAGTGCTCGCAGACGCTCTCACAGACCCCGACGTCGCGGTCCGCAGAACGGCGGCCCTGCCTCTCGGGGCACGTGGGGTCGTCGACGCCGTTCCGACGTTGATCGACATGGTGGTCGCGGGCGCCAACGATGTCGACGCCGCGGAGGCCCTGGGCACGCTGGCGCGTCGCCGTGAACTCGCCGACCGGATCGTCACCGAGTTCGTCGCCCACCTCGCCGAGGACGGTGCCGGAACCCCGACGCGGCGACGCATCGCACAGGCGCTGGCAGACATCCCCGGAGCCGAGGCGACGCGTGTCCTCTCGGACCTGGCGCGCAGCGACGAGCCGTCAATCGCGCTGACCGCGGCCTACGTTCTCCAACAGCGCGGCGTGTGA